Proteins found in one Planctomycetes bacterium MalM25 genomic segment:
- the prsA2_1 gene encoding Foldase protein PrsA 2 precursor, producing MARKQSDRRNDRTESLPSAPRRRWPLLLAGALVLIASLLARGIVGGNEAQAQNRAASEGQSHQVTPAMADLPAGGPPHDVMAIVNGVDISRQTLVQACVERHGEDVLESLVNKSLIEHHCRKRGVSVTPADIDAEIDRMAKRFKLGREQWLELLQNQRGVDVTEYKRDILWPTLALRKLAADQVQPTEAELQKAYETRFGPAVRTRLIVVSDAATAEQIRREAVARPDDFARLAMQKSQDVNSASIGGLIQPIRLHAGEPLVERAAFNLKPGEISPVISAGQQHVILKCEGRVPSRNVPMEQVRDELSEALVEHKLRGVANTLFTKLQDEALIQNVYNDPKLRQAMPGVVATVNGDKVTMKELGKECLDRHGEEVLQVEVSHQLLRQALKSASVTLTQQDVEAEMDHAAVLAGVVDAAGKPDRNQWLQMATTEQEISKDQYYRDSLWPSAALKKLTSQRVEVTQEDLQKGFEANYGEKVRCRAIVMGSLRRAQEVWEKARATPTIEHFGDLAEEYSIEPSSRSLRGEVPPVRRFSGQPQLEEAAFALADGELSGIVQVGDKFLVLKCEGRTESIGVTPDEVAKELHRDIYEKKLRLAMSQEFDRIRAAARIDNYLAGTSQAPAAKGKQQASRRRDAAVRPTAGVK from the coding sequence ATGGCTCGCAAACAATCGGATCGTAGAAACGACCGCACGGAATCCTTGCCTTCGGCGCCCCGCCGACGCTGGCCCCTGCTGCTGGCCGGCGCCCTGGTGCTGATCGCCAGCCTGCTGGCCCGGGGCATTGTCGGGGGCAACGAGGCTCAGGCACAGAACCGCGCGGCCTCCGAGGGGCAGAGCCACCAGGTCACCCCGGCGATGGCCGACCTGCCCGCCGGCGGGCCGCCCCACGACGTGATGGCGATCGTCAACGGAGTCGACATCAGCCGCCAGACGCTCGTTCAGGCGTGCGTCGAACGCCACGGCGAGGACGTCCTAGAAAGCCTCGTCAACAAGAGCCTCATCGAACACCACTGCCGCAAGCGCGGCGTGAGCGTCACCCCGGCCGACATCGACGCCGAGATCGATCGCATGGCGAAGCGGTTCAAGCTCGGCCGCGAGCAGTGGCTCGAGCTGCTGCAGAACCAACGCGGCGTCGACGTGACCGAGTACAAGCGCGACATCCTCTGGCCGACGTTGGCCCTCCGCAAACTGGCCGCCGACCAGGTGCAGCCGACCGAGGCCGAACTGCAGAAAGCCTACGAAACCCGTTTCGGCCCCGCCGTGCGGACGCGGCTGATCGTCGTGAGCGACGCGGCGACCGCCGAGCAGATCCGCCGCGAGGCGGTGGCCAGGCCGGACGACTTCGCCCGCCTCGCGATGCAGAAGTCTCAGGACGTGAACAGCGCGAGCATCGGCGGCTTGATCCAACCGATCCGCCTGCACGCGGGCGAACCGCTGGTCGAGCGAGCCGCTTTCAACCTAAAGCCGGGTGAAATCTCCCCGGTCATCAGCGCGGGACAACAGCACGTGATCCTCAAGTGCGAAGGCCGCGTGCCGTCACGCAACGTGCCGATGGAGCAAGTCCGTGACGAACTCTCCGAAGCGCTCGTCGAACACAAGCTCCGCGGCGTGGCCAACACGCTCTTCACGAAATTGCAAGACGAGGCGCTGATCCAGAACGTCTACAACGACCCGAAGCTCCGTCAAGCGATGCCCGGTGTGGTCGCCACGGTGAACGGCGACAAGGTCACGATGAAGGAGCTCGGCAAGGAGTGCCTCGACCGCCACGGCGAGGAGGTGCTGCAGGTCGAAGTCTCGCACCAGCTGCTCCGCCAGGCGCTCAAGTCGGCGAGCGTCACGCTCACGCAGCAGGACGTCGAGGCGGAGATGGACCACGCCGCCGTGCTAGCCGGCGTCGTCGACGCGGCGGGCAAGCCGGACCGCAACCAGTGGTTGCAGATGGCGACCACCGAACAAGAGATCTCGAAGGACCAGTATTACCGCGACTCGCTGTGGCCGTCGGCCGCGCTAAAGAAGCTCACCAGCCAGCGTGTCGAAGTCACGCAGGAGGACCTGCAGAAGGGGTTCGAGGCGAACTACGGTGAGAAGGTCCGCTGCCGGGCCATCGTGATGGGCAGCCTCCGTCGAGCCCAAGAGGTTTGGGAGAAGGCCCGCGCGACCCCGACGATCGAGCACTTCGGCGATCTGGCCGAGGAGTACTCGATCGAGCCCTCCAGCCGCAGTCTCCGCGGCGAGGTGCCGCCGGTCCGCCGGTTCAGCGGTCAGCCCCAGCTCGAGGAGGCCGCCTTCGCGTTGGCCGACGGCGAACTGTCGGGCATCGTCCAGGTGGGCGACAAGTTCCTTGTCCTCAAGTGCGAGGGACGCACCGAATCGATCGGCGTGACCCCGGACGAGGTCGCCAAGGAACTGCACCGCGACATCTACGAGAAGAAGCTGCGGCTGGCGATGAGCCAGGAGTTCGATCGCATCCGCGCCGCGGCGCGGATCGATAACTATCTGGCCGGCACCAGCCAGGCGCCCGCCGCCAAGGGCAAACAGCAAGCCTCCCGCCGCCGCGACGCCGCCGTGCGTCCCACGGCCGGCGTGAAGTGA
- the frr gene encoding Ribosome-recycling factor — protein sequence MKLDEILLDAEERMDKALDKLKGDLTGIRTGRANPGMVDSLRVDAYGSPTPLKQLGSVSAPEPQQLVIRPFDPSVIKDIEKAIVASDLGLAPQSDGKVVRLNIPALSGDVRKKMVARTKELTEETKVSIRNVRRDANKHLDQLEKDKELTEDELKTYKEDVQELTNKHEKNADDLAKTKTAEVMDE from the coding sequence ATGAAGCTTGATGAAATCCTCCTCGACGCCGAGGAGCGAATGGACAAAGCCCTCGACAAGCTCAAGGGCGACCTCACCGGCATCCGCACCGGCCGGGCGAACCCGGGCATGGTCGATTCGCTGCGCGTCGACGCGTACGGTTCGCCGACGCCGCTCAAACAGCTCGGCAGCGTCAGCGCGCCCGAGCCGCAGCAGCTGGTGATCCGGCCGTTCGACCCGTCGGTCATCAAGGACATCGAGAAGGCGATCGTCGCCAGCGACCTCGGCCTGGCGCCGCAGTCGGACGGCAAGGTCGTCCGGCTCAACATCCCGGCGCTCTCCGGCGATGTGCGCAAGAAGATGGTCGCCCGCACCAAGGAGTTGACCGAGGAGACCAAGGTCAGCATCCGCAACGTCCGCCGGGACGCGAACAAGCACCTCGACCAGCTGGAGAAGGACAAGGAGCTGACCGAGGACGAGCTCAAGACCTACAAGGAAGACGTCCAGGAGCTCACCAACAAGCACGAGAAGAACGCCGACGACCTCGCCAAGACGAAGACGGCCGAGGTGATGGACGAGTGA
- the pyrH gene encoding Uridylate kinase: MSDSDSPYKRILLKLSGESFAPPGERGISMEEVVHISKQTIRAAERGVEIGIVIGGGNILRGAQFTAGKTGIQEATGHYMGMLATVINGLALQDALESLGAETRLMSAIKMDGVAEPFIRRRAKRHLEKGRIVIFAAGTGAPFVTTDTAAAQKALELECDILMKATRVDGVYNDDPEKNPHAVQYDHLTFQQVRDKDLRVMDSTAIAHCMEHDLPILVFNYRNDGNIERAVRGETLGTRVTSAAAAPAG; encoded by the coding sequence ATGTCCGACTCCGACTCGCCCTACAAACGCATCCTCCTGAAGCTGTCGGGCGAGAGCTTCGCCCCGCCGGGCGAGCGGGGGATCAGCATGGAGGAGGTGGTCCACATCTCGAAGCAGACGATCCGCGCCGCGGAGCGGGGCGTCGAGATCGGGATCGTGATCGGCGGGGGCAACATCCTCCGCGGGGCCCAGTTCACCGCGGGCAAAACGGGCATCCAAGAAGCCACCGGCCACTACATGGGGATGCTGGCGACCGTGATCAACGGGCTCGCACTGCAAGACGCGCTCGAGTCGCTCGGCGCCGAAACCCGCCTGATGTCGGCCATCAAGATGGACGGCGTCGCCGAGCCCTTCATCCGTCGGCGGGCGAAGCGCCACCTGGAGAAGGGCCGCATCGTGATCTTCGCCGCGGGCACGGGCGCCCCCTTCGTGACGACCGACACCGCCGCCGCGCAGAAGGCGCTCGAGCTGGAGTGCGACATCCTGATGAAGGCGACCCGCGTCGATGGCGTCTACAACGACGACCCCGAGAAGAACCCGCACGCCGTCCAGTACGACCACCTGACCTTCCAGCAGGTGCGTGACAAGGACCTCCGCGTGATGGACTCCACCGCGATCGCGCACTGCATGGAGCACGACCTGCCGATCCTGGTGTTCAACTACCGCAACGATGGCAACATCGAGCGCGCCGTGCGGGGGGAGACCCTCGGCACGCGCGTGACGAGCGCCGCCGCGGCGCCGGCCGGTTAG
- the tsf gene encoding Elongation factor Ts — MAEITAAMVKELREETQLPMMDCKKALTEAGGDKEAAKQALREKGLKLMDGRRDRATEEGRIAIFTGVDQPAGALVELQVESAPVAGHEEVIALANDLAKQLATGPGAANADELWAQPSPSQAGKTLADVKADLENRIREVFKLARLERVEGPTGGYVHFDGKSGVLLMVEGGADDLAKDISMHVAAMKPLATNKEDLDPAEVEKERGILIEAAKKEGKPENIIEKMVDGRMRNFYAEKVLAEQPFVKDDKQTVGKIAKQGGMELKGFTLWKLGDTSEATAG; from the coding sequence ATGGCTGAAATCACTGCCGCGATGGTCAAGGAGCTGCGCGAAGAGACGCAGCTCCCGATGATGGACTGCAAGAAGGCCCTCACCGAGGCGGGCGGCGACAAGGAAGCCGCGAAGCAGGCGCTCCGTGAGAAGGGCCTCAAGCTCATGGACGGCCGCCGCGACCGGGCCACCGAAGAGGGCCGCATCGCGATCTTCACGGGAGTCGATCAACCGGCCGGCGCGTTGGTCGAGCTGCAGGTCGAGTCGGCTCCGGTCGCCGGCCACGAAGAGGTGATCGCTCTGGCGAACGACCTCGCGAAGCAACTCGCCACGGGCCCTGGGGCCGCCAACGCGGACGAGCTGTGGGCTCAGCCCTCGCCCAGCCAAGCGGGCAAGACCCTCGCGGACGTGAAAGCCGACCTCGAGAACCGCATCCGCGAAGTCTTCAAGCTGGCCCGCCTCGAGCGGGTCGAGGGCCCGACCGGCGGCTACGTCCACTTCGACGGCAAGAGCGGCGTGCTGCTCATGGTCGAAGGGGGCGCCGACGACCTGGCCAAGGACATCAGCATGCACGTCGCGGCGATGAAGCCGCTGGCGACCAACAAGGAAGACCTCGACCCGGCCGAGGTCGAGAAGGAGCGCGGCATCCTCATCGAGGCCGCCAAGAAGGAGGGCAAGCCCGAGAACATCATCGAGAAGATGGTCGACGGCCGCATGCGGAACTTCTACGCGGAGAAGGTCCTCGCCGAGCAGCCCTTCGTGAAGGACGACAAGCAGACCGTCGGCAAGATCGCCAAGCAGGGCGGCATGGAGCTCAAGGGCTTCACGCTCTGGAAGCTGGGCGACACCAGCGAAGCGACCGCCGGCTGA
- the rpsB gene encoding 30S ribosomal protein S2 has product MSLVNELVEAGVHFGHRASRWNPKMRPYIYARRNLIHIIDVRETIRGLLRAKKYLADVAGRGSLILFVGTKRQASESIEREAARCGMPFVAERWLGGTLTNFRTIRDRLGRLEELESIRGSEAINSYSKKMQSTLNREYRKIYRNLNGMRTMTRLPECLVVVDPKKEKNAVKEARALGIPVVSLIDTDCDPDTIDLPIPGNDDSMRSIEVITRLLADAVAAGKAQAAMQQQASNEGAAKEAAKKAEEKAIAEKAAADDAPVAAS; this is encoded by the coding sequence ATGTCGCTAGTAAATGAGTTGGTCGAGGCAGGCGTCCACTTCGGTCACCGCGCGAGCCGGTGGAACCCGAAGATGCGGCCCTACATCTACGCCCGCCGCAACCTGATCCACATCATCGACGTCCGCGAGACCATCCGGGGTCTGCTGCGGGCCAAGAAGTACCTGGCCGATGTGGCCGGCCGTGGCAGCCTGATCCTGTTCGTCGGCACCAAGCGTCAGGCGTCGGAGTCGATCGAGCGTGAGGCGGCCCGCTGCGGCATGCCGTTTGTCGCGGAGCGTTGGCTCGGCGGCACCCTGACCAACTTCCGTACGATCCGCGACCGGCTTGGCCGGTTGGAGGAACTCGAATCGATCCGCGGCAGCGAGGCGATCAACTCGTACTCCAAGAAGATGCAGTCGACGCTCAACCGCGAGTACCGCAAGATCTACCGCAACCTGAACGGCATGCGGACGATGACCCGCCTGCCCGAGTGCTTGGTGGTGGTCGATCCGAAGAAAGAGAAGAACGCCGTCAAGGAAGCCCGCGCCCTGGGCATCCCCGTCGTGTCGCTCATCGACACCGATTGCGACCCGGACACGATCGACCTGCCGATCCCGGGCAACGACGACAGCATGCGGTCGATCGAGGTGATCACCCGCCTGCTGGCCGACGCGGTCGCCGCCGGCAAGGCCCAGGCCGCCATGCAGCAGCAAGCCTCGAACGAGGGCGCCGCGAAGGAAGCCGCCAAGAAGGCCGAGGAAAAGGCCATCGCCGAGAAGGCCGCCGCGGACGACGCCCCGGTCGCCGCGAGCTGA
- the ilvH gene encoding Acetolactate synthase isozyme 3 small subunit has translation MRHVLSALVQNVPGVLAHVSGMLASRAYNIHSLAVGETEEPELSRMTFVVVGDDNILEQVRKQLEKIVTVVRVDDISSKDHVERDLMLVKVQADKDDRPEIRELTRIFRGRIVDVSSAEMMIELSGQEKKIEAFIDMLRPFGILELCRTGRIAMVRSINRPTPGVPAEASK, from the coding sequence ATGCGACACGTCCTCTCGGCCCTCGTTCAGAACGTCCCCGGCGTGTTGGCCCACGTTTCGGGGATGCTCGCCTCGCGGGCTTACAACATCCACAGCCTGGCGGTCGGTGAGACCGAGGAGCCGGAGCTCTCGCGGATGACGTTCGTCGTCGTGGGCGATGACAACATCCTCGAGCAGGTCCGCAAGCAGCTCGAGAAGATCGTCACGGTCGTGCGTGTGGACGACATCAGCAGCAAGGACCACGTCGAGCGGGACCTGATGCTCGTGAAGGTCCAGGCCGACAAGGACGACCGCCCCGAGATCCGCGAGCTGACCCGCATCTTCCGCGGCCGGATCGTCGATGTCTCGTCGGCGGAGATGATGATCGAGCTCTCCGGTCAGGAGAAGAAGATCGAAGCCTTCATCGACATGCTGCGTCCCTTCGGCATTCTTGAGCTGTGCCGGACCGGCCGGATCGCGATGGTCCGCAGCATCAATCGGCCCACGCCCGGCGTACCCGCCGAGGCCAGCAAGTAG
- the ilvC gene encoding Ketol-acid reductoisomerase, with product MAKIYYDADISPLKGKTVAILGYGSQGHAHAQNLRESGVNVVVGQRPGGANYELAKEHGFEPVSAAEATKQGDVVNILLPDEIQADFYKSEVKPNLKPGAILMCSHGLNIHFGLVEPPKDVDLLLVAPKGPGHLVRSEFEAGGGVPCLIATRKGDAAGADDDMSDESSDVFKIGMAYAHGIGGTRGGVIRTTFAEETETDLFGEQAVLCGGVSELVKAGFETLVEAGYQPEMAYFECMHELKLIVDLFYQGGLNYMRYSVSNTAEYGDYKSGPRVVTAETKAEMKRILEDIQSGRFARDWMLENRAGAPMFKATRRNEQSHPIEKVGKELRKMMSWIDEKEVG from the coding sequence ATGGCCAAGATTTACTACGACGCCGACATCTCCCCGCTCAAGGGCAAGACGGTCGCCATCCTCGGCTACGGCTCGCAAGGCCACGCCCACGCCCAGAACCTCCGCGAGAGCGGCGTGAACGTCGTGGTCGGTCAACGCCCCGGCGGAGCGAACTACGAGCTGGCCAAGGAGCACGGCTTCGAGCCCGTCTCGGCCGCCGAAGCGACCAAGCAGGGCGACGTCGTCAACATCCTGCTGCCGGATGAGATCCAGGCCGACTTCTACAAGTCCGAGGTGAAGCCGAACCTCAAGCCGGGCGCCATCCTGATGTGCTCGCACGGCCTGAACATTCACTTCGGCCTGGTCGAGCCCCCCAAGGACGTCGATCTGTTGTTGGTCGCCCCCAAGGGCCCGGGCCACTTGGTCCGCAGCGAGTTCGAGGCGGGCGGCGGCGTGCCCTGCCTGATCGCCACCCGCAAGGGCGACGCGGCCGGCGCGGACGACGACATGTCGGACGAGTCGTCCGACGTCTTCAAGATCGGCATGGCCTACGCCCACGGCATCGGCGGCACCCGCGGCGGCGTCATCCGCACGACCTTCGCCGAAGAGACCGAGACCGACCTGTTCGGCGAGCAGGCCGTCCTGTGCGGCGGTGTCAGCGAGCTCGTGAAGGCGGGCTTCGAGACCCTGGTCGAAGCGGGCTACCAGCCCGAGATGGCCTACTTCGAGTGCATGCACGAGCTGAAGCTGATCGTCGACCTCTTCTACCAGGGCGGCCTCAACTACATGCGTTACAGCGTGAGCAACACGGCCGAGTACGGCGACTACAAGTCGGGCCCGCGCGTGGTGACCGCCGAGACCAAGGCCGAGATGAAGCGCATCCTTGAGGATATCCAGTCGGGCCGCTTCGCCCGCGACTGGATGCTCGAGAACCGCGCCGGCGCCCCGATGTTCAAGGCGACCCGCCGCAACGAGCAGAGCCACCCGATCGAGAAGGTCGGCAAGGAGCTGCGGAAGATGATGAGCTGGATCGACGAGAAGGAAGTCGGCTGA
- the acm gene encoding Lysozyme M1 precursor, with protein sequence MRYALALTTTLLMAASAHADLFGVDVSTHQGFVNWNTMKNDGITYGFAKATEGVNFVDNRFVQNMNGARAAGVPIGPYHYARPDSAVGTLADPVKQDAINEANDFVDAIEPYYTTYPGEYLRPVLDVEELPSSGEINTVSEQRAYLSDWIRDFNSVVQDRLGLDVIIYSNGNYSKNYYEPDLASFDLWFAAPNGLGSPPSSSSIGIWGSQGWAFWQYSWTENLGGESPVDANVFDGDLDDLQAFVVGGEQPLVGDYNEDGVVDAADYTVWKDNWLMFDVPGDGDGDGFVGNSDYPIWADNYGASSDNGVSLAVPEPGSLLLILCGLGMAGSRHRPQLLNQ encoded by the coding sequence ATGCGTTACGCCCTCGCCCTCACGACCACGCTGCTGATGGCCGCGTCGGCCCACGCGGACCTGTTCGGGGTCGATGTCTCGACCCACCAGGGCTTCGTGAACTGGAACACGATGAAGAACGACGGCATCACCTACGGCTTCGCCAAGGCGACCGAGGGCGTCAACTTCGTCGACAATCGATTCGTCCAGAACATGAACGGCGCCCGAGCGGCGGGGGTGCCGATCGGGCCGTACCATTACGCGCGGCCCGACTCGGCCGTGGGCACGCTCGCCGACCCGGTCAAGCAGGACGCCATCAACGAGGCGAACGACTTTGTCGACGCCATCGAGCCGTACTACACCACTTACCCGGGCGAGTACCTCCGCCCCGTGCTCGATGTGGAGGAGCTACCGTCTAGCGGCGAGATCAACACGGTGTCCGAGCAGCGGGCCTACCTGTCCGACTGGATCCGCGACTTCAACTCGGTGGTCCAAGACCGTCTCGGCCTGGACGTGATCATCTACTCCAACGGCAACTACTCGAAGAACTACTACGAGCCAGACCTCGCTTCGTTCGACCTCTGGTTCGCGGCGCCCAACGGCTTGGGCAGCCCGCCCAGCTCGTCGAGCATCGGGATCTGGGGCTCCCAGGGCTGGGCGTTCTGGCAGTACAGCTGGACGGAGAACCTCGGCGGCGAGTCGCCGGTCGACGCGAACGTGTTCGACGGCGATCTCGACGACCTGCAGGCCTTCGTGGTCGGTGGCGAGCAACCCCTCGTGGGCGACTACAACGAGGACGGCGTCGTCGACGCGGCCGACTACACGGTTTGGAAAGACAACTGGTTGATGTTCGACGTCCCCGGCGACGGCGACGGCGACGGGTTCGTCGGCAACAGCGACTACCCGATCTGGGCCGACAACTACGGCGCGTCTTCCGACAACGGAGTCTCCCTGGCCGTCCCCGAGCCCGGGTCGCTCTTGCTGATACTCTGTGGACTGGGCATGGCGGGATCGCGACACCGTCCCCAACTGCTGAACCAATAG
- a CDS encoding Trehalose utilization, with protein MTTLPLERPIRAMLTLVCACLAVPGFADEAGFIDLLADGALSEQWRGYRAESSPDAWRLEDGVLTLEGSGGGLITKEPYRDFDLRFEWKIAPGGNSGVLYRVVETEEPAYHTGVEYQVLDPEFPGVTDLNGPASLYALYPAPKETAKPAGEWNTGRIVSRDGKVEHWLNGERVVSAEIGSDDWNERVGGSKFADWKGFAKNATGHIALQDHGSRVWYRNVRIKPLAAGDEAASTDSKRMLFVTQSSGFRHPTVTRKSSDYSHSEQVMQQLGVESGAFRVDCTQDVATDFTPELLANYDVVAFYTTGDLPIPEETREWFLNTWLAEEGHGFLGVHAAADTYHNYEPYWDMIGGTFAGHPWTAGTDVVLRVHDGDHPAAKPWGPAGTRIPLKDEIYQFKHWQPEKVRVLMSLDMEATEIKKPYHVPVLWVKDYGKGRVMHMSLGHREDVWTNPTYQASLIGGVRWLLGLEEGGAAPNPEVSDEQQKIAVAAASVGKP; from the coding sequence ATGACGACGCTCCCCCTTGAACGCCCGATCCGCGCAATGCTCACACTCGTTTGCGCATGCCTCGCGGTTCCGGGGTTCGCGGACGAGGCGGGCTTCATCGACCTGCTGGCCGACGGCGCCCTCAGCGAGCAGTGGCGCGGCTACCGAGCCGAGTCCTCTCCCGACGCCTGGCGTTTGGAGGACGGGGTGCTGACGCTCGAGGGTTCGGGGGGCGGCCTGATCACCAAAGAGCCGTACCGCGACTTCGATTTACGCTTCGAGTGGAAGATCGCGCCGGGGGGCAACAGCGGCGTTCTGTATCGTGTGGTAGAAACCGAAGAGCCGGCCTATCACACGGGGGTCGAGTACCAAGTGCTCGACCCGGAGTTCCCGGGCGTGACCGACCTGAACGGGCCGGCTTCGCTCTACGCTCTCTACCCCGCTCCCAAGGAGACGGCGAAGCCAGCGGGCGAGTGGAACACGGGGCGGATCGTGTCCCGCGATGGGAAGGTCGAGCACTGGCTCAATGGCGAGCGTGTCGTGTCCGCCGAGATCGGTTCGGACGACTGGAACGAGCGGGTCGGCGGGAGCAAGTTCGCCGACTGGAAAGGCTTCGCGAAGAACGCCACGGGCCATATCGCGTTGCAGGACCACGGCTCCCGCGTTTGGTACCGCAACGTGCGGATCAAGCCCCTCGCCGCCGGCGACGAGGCCGCTTCGACGGACTCGAAGCGGATGCTCTTCGTCACGCAGAGTTCCGGATTCCGCCATCCGACCGTCACCCGCAAATCGAGTGACTACTCGCACAGCGAGCAGGTGATGCAACAGCTGGGAGTGGAGAGCGGAGCGTTCCGCGTTGATTGCACTCAGGATGTCGCCACCGATTTCACGCCGGAGCTCTTGGCCAACTACGACGTGGTCGCGTTTTACACGACGGGCGACCTGCCGATCCCCGAAGAGACCCGCGAGTGGTTCCTCAACACCTGGCTCGCCGAGGAGGGGCACGGCTTCCTCGGTGTTCACGCCGCGGCGGACACGTACCACAACTACGAACCGTACTGGGACATGATCGGTGGCACGTTCGCGGGGCACCCATGGACCGCGGGAACGGACGTTGTCCTCCGCGTTCATGACGGCGACCACCCCGCGGCCAAGCCGTGGGGCCCCGCTGGCACGCGGATCCCGCTCAAGGACGAGATCTACCAGTTCAAGCACTGGCAGCCCGAGAAGGTGCGGGTGCTGATGTCGCTCGACATGGAAGCGACCGAGATCAAGAAGCCGTACCACGTCCCCGTGCTGTGGGTGAAGGATTACGGCAAGGGCCGCGTGATGCACATGAGCCTGGGCCATCGCGAGGACGTGTGGACCAATCCGACGTATCAGGCGTCGCTCATCGGCGGCGTGCGGTGGCTGCTCGGTCTCGAGGAGGGGGGCGCCGCGCCCAACCCCGAAGTGTCCGACGAACAGCAGAAAATCGCGGTGGCGGCCGCCTCCGTCGGCAAGCCGTAG